In Ostrea edulis chromosome 4, xbOstEdul1.1, whole genome shotgun sequence, a single window of DNA contains:
- the LOC125668248 gene encoding hexosaminidase D-like — translation MENSKRLVHLDLKGAPPKVAYFEKIFPLLKKWGATGLLIEYEDMFPYWGPLSEIASEYAYSKECITSILQLAQENHLTVIPLVQSIGHFEFVLKREKFKSLREVPNYPMALCPSNSDSLLAVCMMIDQVVELHPGIRFFHIGADEVYHLGVCEKCKRRMAEEGISAQQLFLVHVKAILCHIKETHPNINSIMWDDMLRHIELPVLLNSGLGDLVEPMVWHYLTTFMLPSDIWDKYSTVFPSIWIASAFKGATGANVYATNIAYHVNNHTMWLDVMAKMGSKFKKVQGCALTGWQRYDHYAVLCELLPQALPSLGICLLTLQQGSFTAEVHATISQDLKFHSPLPLNPFERGAVPPCQFPGCGIYLEMLAFLQLDASYGEFVHDERVLTWMNEYMMEKKFSNPVHIEPILAQSSVILDGISKIYSQLELALKEVYHPNTVEEWLKVFVEPKMKKMSDVVEKAKIQLSNP, via the exons GCTTGTGCATCTTGACTTGAAAGGAGCACCACCAAAAGTTGCATATTTTGAGAAG ATTTTTCCACTGTTGAAAAAATGGGGAGCTACAGGTCTACTGATAGAATATGAAGACATGTTTCCTTACTGGGGACCTCTTAGTGAAATTGCATCAGAATATGCTTACAG CAAGGAATGTATAACAAGTATTCTACAGCTCGCTCAAGAAAATCATCTCACTGTCATTCCCCTAGTTCAGTCTATTGGACATTTTGAG tttGTGCTTAAACGTGAGAAATTCAAATCCCTACGTGAAGTTCCAAATTATCCAATGGCGTTATGTCCTTCCAATTCAG ACTCACTTTTGGCTGTGTGTATGATGATTGATCAGGTTGTAGAATTGCATCCTGGGATACGGTTCTTTCACATCGGAGCAGATGAG GTGTATCATTTAGGCGTGTGCGAGAAATGTAAAAGAAGAATGGCCGAGGAAGGCATATCCGCCCAGCAGTTGTTCTTGGTCCATGTTAAGGCTATTCTTTGTCACATCAAGGAAACTCACCCAAATATTAACAGCATTATGTGGGATGACATGCTGAGGCATATAGAGTTACCCGTACTTCTca ATTCTGGTCTCGGAGATTTAGTTGAGCCTATGGTTTGGCATTACCTAACAACTTTTATGCTACCATCAG ATATATGGGACAAATATTCTACTGTATTCCCAAGTATCTGGATTGCCAGTGCATTCAAAGGAGCAACAGGGGCTAATGTATATGCCACAAACATTGCTTATCATGTCAACAACCACACCATGTGGCTTGATGTCATGGCAAAGatggggtcaaagttcaagaaGGTTCAAGGTTGTGCTTTAACAGGATGGCAAAG GTATGATCATTATGCTGTGCTATGCGAGCTCCTACCACAGGCTCTGCCATCGCTAGGAATTTGTCTGCTGACGCTCCAACAAG GTTCTTTTACGGCAGAAGTTCATGCAACTATCTCACAAGATCTAAAGTTTCATTCTCCTCTACCATTGAATCCATTTGAGAG GGGTGCTGTCCCACCATGCCAGTTTCCAGGCTGTGGAATTTACCTGGAGATGCTGGCATTTCTACAGCTGGATGCATCTTATGGGGAATTTGTTCATGATGAGAG AGTGCTAACATGGATGAATGAATACATGATGGAGAAGAAGTTTTCCAACCCAGTTCACATCGAGCCAATCTTAGCCCAGTCTTCTGT aatCTTGGATggtatttcaaaaatttattccCAGCTTGAATTAGCACTGAAAGAGGTCTACCACCCCAACACAGTGGAGGAATGGTTGAAAGTTTTTGTAGAGCCAAAGATGAAGAAAATGTCTGATGTTGTTGAAAAGGCCAAAATACAACTCAGCAATCCATAA